The following proteins are co-located in the Amphiprion ocellaris isolate individual 3 ecotype Okinawa chromosome 7, ASM2253959v1, whole genome shotgun sequence genome:
- the esrrd gene encoding estrogen-related receptor gamma, which translates to MELKDFCLTGDYHFISPQRLLDSSSSSSSSSSSSSPTDEAPSPASLLQSSPLSPGFPLDSSALSPSPPAFLLPSPASSSSSSSSSSSSSSSSSSYSLLCGAPEPDSPTGSSSSIGGASVSDASACFSATDSFSAQVDSILRGDYLTPMAAVGPKRLCLVCGDFASGFHYGVASCEACKAFFKRTIQGNIEYSCPVMNECEITKRRRKACQACRFQKCLQAGMMREGVRMDRVRGGRQKYKRRVESGLSFYSKTLYSHPVSRNKVISHLLLTEPAPLAANQDDSTNDSSLRTLLTLCDLLNRELLVLIGWAKQIPGFSGLSLVDQMSLLQSGWMEALLVGVAWRSQGAPREELVFAGNLRLDEAQCRATGLADLYEALRHLTAKYEAMKLSPEEVVTLKAMALANSDADPVDCPDSVQRFQDGLHEALQDLEATRRDQNRAGRILMSLPLLRQTADRAVQNFLRLHRGRRVALHKLLLEMLDAKA; encoded by the exons aTGGAGCTGAAGGATTTCTGTCTGACAGGCGACTatcacttcatcagtccacagcg CCTCCTggactcctcctcttcctcctcctcctcctcctcctcttcctcccccactGATGAAGCTCCGTCTCCAGCCTCCCTCCTCCAGTCGTCCCCCCTCAGTCCCGGCTTCCCCCTCGACTCCTCGGCTCTCAGTCCGTCTCCTCCGGCCTTCCTCCTGCCCAGCCcggcctcctcctcttcctcctcctcctcctcctcctcctcctcctcctcctcttcctcctacaGCCTCCTCTGTGGAGCTCCAGAACCAGATTCTCCCACCggatccagcagcagcatcggAGGAGCTTCGGTGTCGGACGCTTCGGCCTGTTTCTCCGCCACGGATTCCTTCTCAGCTCAG gtggACTCCATCCTCAGAGGCGACTATCTGACCCCGATGGCTGCCGTTGGTCCTAAGAGGTTGTGTTTGGTTTGTGGAGACTTTGCGTCGGGTTTTCACTACGGAGTGGCGTCCTGCGAGGCCTGCAAGGCCTTCTTCAAGAGAACCATCCAAG GTAACATCGAGTACAGCTGTCCAGTGATGAACGAGTGCGAGATCACCAAGCGGAGGAGGAAAGCCTGCCAGGCCTGTCGCTTCCAGAAGTGTCTTCAGGCCGGGATGATGCGGGAAG GTGTTCGTATGGACCGAGTCAGAGGAGGTCGGCAGAAGTACAAGAGGCGGGTGGAGAGTGGACTGAGTTTCTACAGTAAAACGCTGTACAGTCACCCAGTCAGCA GAAACAAGGTGATCTCCCACCTGCTGCTCACAGAGCCCGCGCCCCTGGCCGCCAATCAGGACGACTCGACCAATGACAGCAGCCTGAGGACCCTGCTGACCCTCTGTGACCTCCTGAACCGGGAGCTGCTGGTTCTGATTGGCTGGGCCAAACAGATCCCAG GTTTCTCTGGATTGTCATTGGTCGACCAGATGTCGCTGCTGCAGAGTGGCTGGATGGAGGCGCTGCTGGTGGGCGTGGCCTGGCGCTCTCAGGGGGCGCCGAGGGAGGAGCTTGTTTTCGCCGGGAACCTGCGGCTGGACGAGGCTCAGTGTCGAGCCACTGGATTGGCCGACTTGTACGAGGCGCTGCGTCACCTGACGGCTAAATACGAGGCGATGAAGCTGAGTCCTGAGGAGGTGGTGACACTGAAGGCCATGGCGCTAGCTAACTCTG ACGCCGACCCGGTGGACTGTCCGGACTCGGTGCAGCGGTTCCAGGACGGACTCCACGAGGCCCTGCAGGACCTGGAGGCGACCCGGCGGGACCAGAACCGGGCCGGCCGGATCCTCATGAGCCTCCCGCTGCTGCGACAGACGGCCGACCGAGCCGTGCAGAACTTCCTGCGGCTGCATCGAGGCCGACGCGTGGCGCTGcacaagctgctgctggagatgcTCGACGCCAAGGCCTGA